cgaaataaatatgtttaagaatacgaccaatccttcaagatcattgacgtagtatcagccttaattacatcaaccaatcaaaaaacacgcatttttatttatcactccccattttactacaatttacaaagtattttatttgtttatataaaaaaagtttatttacaatcacaaaactaagtggaaacacaaagttagcaaatgtaattaaattgctgcatgcgggcagccctatgacatgtttacgtaccgcgcggctgtaggtatttatttcaaaaatacggccgagttattatactggttgtaatatctttactgtgactAAACGTCGTTTTGTGAAGGTTGTTTTAAGTCGGTTGCTCAGCAAAGGCCACTGATCTATGGCATAATGTAGGTAAGCAAGATTACTATGTAAAATTACCTAGGTAtctattttattaactattttatttaatatttatcaagTATTCAACTACTAACAAAGCTTTAATTTAATCATGAAACAGTTGCATAATACCTAGTTTTAAAACTCgagttaaattttttatttaaaaagccgAGGATATATTGGATTTACCCGAGTACATCAGTTAAGCTTAAGGGCTTTCATGCTATTGAGTACCTCCAGTAAGTATGAAAAAGGTAGTTTCATTGTTCAATAGTCCCACTATTGTATTGaccgaaatattaaaatatataaatacaaatattataatatattaaaagcaCATACTCTTTGTTACATACTTCTTATTCTGGTTATCAGTGTGGTTCTCATTACTCCGTACACCTGGGTATGGGAGCCAATGTTACTTCTTcaaaaattactataaatatctttgcttgttttatttttgatttttgtgtttataagataactagttgacgccgcgcggtttcacccgcgtggttcccgttcccgtaggaatatggggataatagctagaatatagcctatagcattcctcgataaatgggctatctaacactgaaagatttttttcaaatcggaccagtagttcctgagattagcgcgttcaatcaaacaaaaaacaaactcttcagctttataatattaataaagattctTATTAGTGCTGccgtaaaaaaactaaaacctatattaaaaagtgaaatttttaaaaagttataggACTTTTTTCTTAAGTGGCGCCAATTCTCTCGTATTCCCCTACAGCGTAACCTTAATTACCATTTCATACAAGTAGGATACTCTAATAAATCCTTGTCAAAgaacttaaataatttttaattgcaaGGCTCTTTTCAATGACCTCGGTAGTGTGAAAGGCTGTGATAATGTCACCGCTCGTACTTGTAACTCGATTAGACCGCCTACTTACATCTTTATAGATCACTAGCTGATACGTAAGACTTTGGCTggataataagtattataatgtATGGCAAAGTCTGTTATAGTCAGATCTTTGTAATCTATTATACTtgtatactgatattataaagaggaaagataaaaaactactgaaccgattggaAAAagtctttcactgttgggacgctacactatccccgagtgctttaggctatattttatccccgcgtTCCTGCGGGAATGGGGTCCATGCGGataaaccgcacggcgtctgctagttttatataaaaaaatgcccCAAGGCTCTTAAACCATTGGTTGGTACGGTAAGTAACAAAGGCAATTTTAACCATGGTGGCTTTCGGAGGTAGGTTCTGACAGTTCATAGGTAttttcattgaattaatttttttaacttaataggtaattactatttatttctgaaatatgaaaaacattcctggaaataaattaatttatgggAAATAATGACCCTTTAGGTTCGTGGCAAGCCTTTCGAAGGTTAAACAGAGGAGTTAAGGAAAGGGAAAGTCATTGGtgccaatgatattaaataaatgaggcgctcaaaagaggagaTTTATAGTCAAATTAATGTTAGTTATGGTCAAAaactaaagttattttaacaaataatagctaaatatcgtctaccatgttgagttgtgtgtttaggaagtgtataaactatatatatacataaatatattgtaatgaattaaaaacaaaattgtgcatctGTGGGCTCATTGTCAGTTGTATTATTATTCGGAtgactttttgcggtaatttgtagggacgtaaccgatctatactATACAATTATCATTGATTGGTGCTACACCCCGTGCTTTAGAGAGCACGTAAAGTCGTCGGTcctggtatttttttatttctacatcttatcatcataatatcatctcatatttttcaataaaaaaagatcaAAGGAATTTTTATCAAGTAATTAGGTATAgtaatttgttatataaaatgttgTCTGTAAATTGATTGGTCTGTAGGATATTTATATTCTCAAGCATCGTACGAGTATGTTTAGTATGCTGTGTATGGGAAGACAAGTGATATATTGTTTATGGTACGtgcaatatttatataattttgtataattaagtaCGTATTAGATACCTATCCATATTGATCACTTATAAAAAGTCGATAATACTTGATTTGGTTACCTCATACCTATATacgttttttttagaattttaatacattaatacatatGCTTCTGGAAAATCCATCACGGAATGGTAATAATTGAGTACGTACTAATGTTTGCAATCGTTAGAAGCATAAATACATCATTACAAATACATTATGTAGCCAGTGAGATGATATTACTACAGAAAACATAATTACTTATAGAGGGTAGTAGagttttaattttctaaatagaCAGTGTGAGCTTCAAATTCGTATCTATCGCTCTTTATCTATAGTATCGTATTAGACGGAGAGAGATAAAGACAAAATCGAAAATCAAAAATTACAGAATAATGGTATCggtggttaaaaaaaatcattaggtactaaaaatattttcaaagctCCCGAGGAAATATCGCGAGATATTTCTTCTAGACGTTATCTGCGAACACAGGATACTAAATAAAGTCTTCCTACCCGCACGAAAAGATAGTCCGTTTCATTTAAATAGAACAAACCATAAgtaccttatttattttattataatacactGAAGGTAAaggatagagagagagagaatactTCTAGCTTGAATATTGATagacaatacaatattattagtaCGAAAGTACGAATAGCTCTTAGCTCCTCGCCATTCTTTCATGCATTTCtgttgttatgttatgttatgtcaTATTTAAATGCAGTCAGGCGTTGttctattgattttttttaaagaatatttgccatatcttttaaaatatgaatatttctGACTGACTGAAGCTGTcagaaagactgtgctaggagtgggtacgacaatagactaacggggcggggatcgaacctcccccctcggtggtgagtccgatcgcttttaccgttgagctattgaggctatttcatatttttttaatttaaaaattgagaTGCTGCTAGATtgtgaaaggggtgtggattttcatcctcctcctaacaagttagcccgcttccatcttagactgcatcatcacttaccatcaggtgagattgtagtcaagggctaacttgtaaagaataaaaaaacacttattTTCTCGTTTCTCACTAATGTCTGGAACTTGACAGAGGGAGATGGTTACATCTACCGCGCGCACTCTAGAATAGTAACATCTCACTGtaacaataaacattataataaattataatggtACAGCTGGGtatatgattataataatgttattttaaaaagtcaaattTATTTAGTACTACATTAGTTAGGTATAAGCTAGGTACTTTGCGGTTATAGCACTATGAAGTCcctggttttatattttttgtactattacgTTTCAGGGTTTTATGTTAACGCAGtaagtttatatgtatactaatattataaagctgaagatgtgtttgtttgtttgtttgcttgcttgcttgaacGCTTCTCAGAACAGttctcaggaactagtggtccgattttaaaatttctttcagtgttagatagtcatTTATATAGGATAGCTAAAGGAacgaatatggggataataagatatattatccccatatatatatcttattatccccatattcgggaacgggaaccacgaggtcagctaatttataatataagtgagcttttaattttatacatcgAATGCAATCTCACTTACTGTTAAGTGACGGTCAAATTCAAGATACTAGACAAGATCCTGAGccgactgcatccagcgaatccctgcgactcgcttgatgtcttcagctCACCTGGTGGTATAAGTACCTAtctataggtaataatattgttaatgcgaaagtaagtctgtctgtctgctaccttttcacggctaaacggctgaaccgataaaGATTAATTGGAAATGGAAATGGGACCTTAGAGCAAAACATTGGGTACTTTTCgaccctaaaattaaaatagaagggagtgaaatatTGGTCGAAAGTCCTTCATATATAGAGtaacagttataaaaatttgttcataaatcataaaaaaaacaacgaagtataatgtaattcacgaatttttaaaattgaacccttaaagtggtgaaatagggatacattgatttccacgcggacgaagttgcgggcgtccactagcaATTACATACTTTTTAAAACCTTGTGTACAGGACTTCCGTCAAGAAAAGGCGAAGCTCATATATACGAATCCTAACTACATTAAGGATGCCCACGTGTTCACCGGGCGGAGGGACAGGAACGACTCTTACTACACCAACCTCACCGTCACTACTCTCCTGTCCAGTGGCAACAACGTCAGCGTAAGTAATGAACGAGGTCAGCGTAAGTAATGAACGAGGTCAGCGTAAGTAATGAACTACTCGTAGGTCAGGGTAAGAAATGCTAAGCGGTACCGCGCTGACCCCGTGGTGGTTGGCATGTCTTACTATAAACAACCTCCTCCTCAAATATAAATAACCTCCTCTTTACTCTGTAGTTCAGAGGAGGTTATTTTTATgtcggacatgccctgccgATTAGCCGGCAGAAGTCCGGAAGGATTTTCTTCTccccgacaaaaaaaaaataagaactgCCAGTATTGGTAATTGTTGGATCAAGCAGATAGCCCACTTGATAGTAAGTGGAATACTTTCGCCTATAGCAGAGCTACACTTGCTCTATGTACTATGTACTATTTGATATGGCATGGGATGGACTAGTTAGATGGGCCAGCCGGCCTATTCACTTAAACGTATGTTAGCCACCTAATATagttaacatcaaatcaataacaaccacaTTTCTCATATTCCGaaaagcccattgttaacaaaaaccAACTGGACAATGTCGTAAAATCTATGATATCTAAGAAGGTTgtcaataggtaggtacttacctatattcTTAGTTTTGatcagtaaaacttttttttttttgacaattgaAACAAAATTGCTCgtgtatgtaggatgtttccaagtCCAACTTTTGGGCATACACTTAACCTgggaaaaaaagagattgtggattacctacattttactattttttgcttaacaagtaaggggcccctgtagtcctaAGGCGGTAACTACGCCCCTGGTCCGGGCGCCCCACTTGATCGTGAGTTCAGAAGCCCACGTCCAGGTGATGTCAGAAATCGGGGCCCTCGTCTTCGTCgacgaagacgctgtgtagcttgtgtatgtgcctgggaagcattgtcggtcgttatGTCTCTttaggatcgtaaaggacgtttttcaGGCGCCTAGATATACAATTACAATCTAATCGTAATCCTATATAGGCAGCAATAACCTTACAAATCGTATCCGGGGGAGACTTCAGAGTGAGCCAGAAGCTGTGCGAGATTATGAAAGAAGCTTGGATCATCAACTTCCTTAGAGCTCATTCTGATGTGAAGGCAAGCTGCCCTTTTCCTGCGGTAAGTTCAAGATATTtcgggattttttaaaaaattaacccCATATCTATAAACATGGATAAGGATTTAAaccataattttctttatagtaaagtgattttaaagttcactttactttaaagaaaTTTGAGGTTTCAatcctaatccatgtttataaataaggccatgtTTTATTTAGAGACAGACAAATTAAACGAAAATGTGTGTACCATGAAGCCTTTTTTCAAAAGACTTGATGGAACAAACAAAGCTATCTGCTTAGTAAAAATCTTGGAGTACTATTCAGAACGTGAGCATCAAGTGGCAGTGATTATGTGATCTTCTGCTATGAAATTTAGATTAAAAGGTTGAGTAAAGTTTAAGAATCCACGAAACTCCTATATAAATGCATATGTAAATATGCCACGCTGTCGCGCCGAAAccactaaactaattttaaaatttactgcACCAAGGGAAAACTACACCAGTGAGTagcataggctattttatctccgtatcaTCCAAGgtggtggaatggcgaccccgtactaggaAGCGCAGTGTAACCCCTCACTAGGTGAACTGAAGACATTCGTTgggtgcaggcggctcaggatcgtgatgtttggcagtccataaaaaaaacttaattcctgcagtggacgtccattggctgaaatgatgataatgatgactctcCCACAAAACCGTGAtctagagtccttttcatgaaagaagtcccgcggctaaaacctggactaaaattgacagcgccttacacaaatgacagtAAGACCGCCATTAGCAACTGACAATGATCGTCATTAAGGCATTAGCGTCGCGTCTACAGGACTTGTTTCTTGAAAAGGACAATACTAACGCAGATGAAAGGCGGGGACAATCGCTAGTTTATAACATTAACAAGGATTATCATGATTTTAATCATGAATAGATTCACGAGCTAAGTTcaacatgtatttatttattccagGGAACATACAATATATTCAACATGGTTCTCCCGCCGAAAAACATGCCGATCCCAATGATAGCCAGCGACTATAACATCATTCTGGAGATGTATGTGACCAAAACCAAGGAGAGCATACTCACAGTGTTCACGTCTTTGCGCTATGAAGAGACCAAGTGGAAGAGTGTGGATACtaacaaacattttctttaaatactttgattttatataaatttgaaCGTTACGACgactgttatttttaaattaaatattttacagagAGTTAACAATTCATTAAATAGCCCCGATGTGTAAAAaccaagtgtttatataaaaatagcgCGCGCCCGCTTGTTAGGGTCTTCGTGAAAACCAGTCTTTATCAAATTCCGTGTATACATCCAGAGTTTAAATTTTAGTAAGTACAtcttttccaaatttcaggcaaattgATTATATATTAAAGTTTACAAAGCAATGCAATTATGATTTCAGTCAGAGCCACGATCGTTCATGTGCAAACAAATCAGTTGACATTTTAAGTATGTGTgtaggtttaatttttatatcaacaaCACAGCATGACTTCAAATAAGTGAACTGAAATAAAAGATTGctaaaaacaaaacactttaTTCGGAAACATAACAAAGTATAGCCTatttagcttggcaacttcgttcgcaacACTCCCAATGTTGCGCGCGGGCTGGGGGGcgtgtaacgatgaatgaaaaacccacgactgatgcacatcacttcccagcacgcacgatttcacacccgcgtagtctATCCCcctgtcacccgcatatcatgggagtgttatcaacaacTTGCCACACTATAGTTTAGTGTGCCGTATCAAGTCAGCGGCTCTCTCCGCCATGGCCACCAGCACGGAGTTGGGGTACAGGGATACGGGCGAGGGAAACACGCTCGCGTCCACTACTCGCACACCCTTCACTTTCTTCACCCTGggaacattcatcatcatcattatcatcagtatTGTAAGGTtccttgtccttactgtaatagctgtaagtcaccgtctcaccactacactggCCAGCAGcgcacgtccgcctcctctcgatgccagagaTAGACTGGCTGCTTTTTCagactaccggtgtatatatacacgaacactacaattatataatgatttatttattttgctatcatcctcgaaaagccgacgaacccatgcgacaacgtcactcaggtccgacaaaatactctctaagtacgtttcaccccgaaaccggagcatcctcaggagatgtttactctacaacgtgcaattgcaaagtgtcgttttcgacctttgcttcgccTTTTAtagatagcaaaataaataaatcattatataatcatgatgaacttccgaatcattatcatcatcatcgtcagacGACCGACTCCGATGGATGTCCACGGCCGGACTGGCCTTTTTTccaaaacgaaaattttaataatacagtgTTTAaatatagtgtaaataattatacaagcACAGACACAAGACATTGAGAAAACATAGTTTCTAATATTCTGTAGGTAATCAACAcagatactttaattttattaatttgtattgttaatattatgtcTCATTACAATTCAGTAGAAGGTTGTAAGAGCATaccccattagtgcgttgcgttacTTTTCAACGACGCAGCGTCGAGGTATGTATTTTGAATGACATGCTACGGTAAATAAAGCGTTGCATCGTCGCCGACGATATTAAAGGAACACGAATAGTGCTCATTTGTTTTGTATGCAGTGTTGAGACTGACTGGGACGAATCGATTCGATTAAGATTTTTAAGAGCATTTTTTTGCTATCTGAGCTGATAATGATCAATGATTATGATACCTACTGACCTGAGTTGATCATCAACGACCCTCCCCCCGGCGCAAGTGCCAGCAGCGTGGTGCCCGGTCACGGCCGCCTCTCGCACCATACACTCCAAATATTCTTTCGGTGGACTGTGGACTGTTGGTTTGGGCTTTGGAGGTTCATCCCAATGCGATTCCAATTCATTTTGCGATTTTATTCTAAAAAGTTGatataattactttaatttaaatattaattagttctTTTCAATGCTCCATTAGCTACGTGGCGTGAGATCATAAGACAAGGTCCTTGGTCGGACTATGAATTATTTCTGGAAATTGTCAGTGTAAATTATGAGTTGGGATGCTAGTTATGTTTCAGCGtcatgcctcggagagcacgacAAGCCGTTCGTCTTTATGATTTACATTTTGTAATCGTGAAATAGACAAAACATCACCCTAAGCCAGACAACCCGAATTGAAGCGGTGcagtgggtctcagctccatataTCTTTTCCTATAAGGAGGAGGTTCGGCATATAAAAAggcacgagtgtcctctcagaaaaGGAAGGGTTAGGTGAATAGTTCaccagaaaattctcaggtgtgcacgATTACAGGTGTGTACAATATTATTTCTTCACCGCTGGAAACATGTGATACTTAATTTAGGGCCGGATTTAAagctatgccctccgaatcaaaggctaTATCctcttggctatcacggcttcaatatacgagtacacatactttttccgctttttgACGAGTCCGCTTTGATCCTGTTTGGAGTATCTCCAAAAGCTGAGGCACCGCTCCGAGCGCGGCCAGTGGATGCGCGCGCCGATGGATTGAAACGGTTTTGTTGATACTAGTCTTTCTGCTCTGCGGATTGCTGCAAATACAATCAAATTATAAAGTTTATCTAATAACACTAAAGCTTTTGCTCCATTAGTGCGTTGCA
This genomic interval from Bicyclus anynana chromosome 17, ilBicAnyn1.1, whole genome shotgun sequence contains the following:
- the LOC112051283 gene encoding uncharacterized protein LOC112051283; the protein is MDFRQEKAKLIYTNPNYIKDAHVFTGRRDRNDSYYTNLTVTTLLSSGNNVSAAITLQIVSGGDFRVSQKLCEIMKEAWIINFLRAHSDVKASCPFPAGTYNIFNMVLPPKNMPIPMIASDYNIILEMYVTKTKESILTVFTSLRYEETKWKSVDTNKHFL